The Desulfonatronum lacustre DSM 10312 region GTCGCGGGTGATCAAGGCATAAACCTGACCGACCAATGCGTGATGGTCTCCGCGAAACTGCTGCAGGTTCGCACGCAGGACTGCGGGATCGTTGATGCCGGTACGTTGCAGTTCGCGGCCCATCTCAATGAACTGGTCGTTTACAGCCCGCCAGGCGTCCAGGGCCGTAATCGTCTGCCGCCACAGGGCGGCTCCGTCGGCCGTGGCCGGCATCGCCTCGAATTCCTCGCGCAGTTTGGCGATGGCCGCGCGTTGGCGGGTCAGGTTGTCGAATTGGCGTTGCGTATCCTCCTGGCTCAGGCCCGGGATGAGCAGGGTGCGCTGGGCCACGCGCAGGGATTCGTATTCCTTTTCAATGTTCTGCAGGGCCTGAATGCTCGGCAGGCGAACAGCTCCGACCTCTTCGATGTGCCCGGTCAGGTTGCGGGCTTCCCACCACCCGAACGCCCCCACGATGAAGACGATCAACGCTACGACGGCAAACCCACCGATGAGCTTCACACCAAGACGAATGTTTTTCATAGCCCTTCTCCTCACTTGCGATTGGCGACCTAAAGTTGCTGCCCCGGACACACCGGTTCACGTTATCCGTTATCGGCGGTAATGAAAAAAACTTTACCCTTTATTGTCCGTCGATACGGCGTTTTGTATTTTTGCGCGTGAATATCTTGCCTGATGGCTTCGCGCAAGCAATTTTTTTAGTCGGGATCCGAATTTTGGAGATTTGCTGACATTGATGCGGAGTTGAGATACATGCCGAGTGCTGGCCATGAAACGGTCTGAGGTGGTTTGCGATGTTGTTTTGGTTGTCCCTCACATTGGATATCAGCGGCTGGGTCGTGCGTTTGACCATGATTCCGGTTGTGGCCATGCGTCAGCGCAACCCCGCGACGTGCCTGGCCTGGCTGGCGGTGATCTTCGTGATGCCCTGGCTTGGATTGATCGCCTACGTGTTGTTGGGCGAGCAGAGCCTGGGCTTTTTGCGGGTCCGCGAGCGCATGAAGCGGCACAAATCTTTTGATGCCATCCACCGCCATCATGCCGTCCTTCCTGAAGTTGACGACGTTCGGGTCCGGCGGGATCATGAGATTTTGGTCCAACTGGCCGAGCGTCACGGCGGGCTGCCGCTTCTGGGAGAAAACCGGGTAGACCTGCTGGCGGACATCGACGATGTGGTCCGGCGTTTGGTCGCGGATATCGATCAGGCCCGGGAGCATGTTCACCTGCTGTTTTACATTTTTCGCGACGATGCCATGGGCCGAAAGGTCGGAGATGCGCTGATCCGAGCGGCCAAGCGCGGTGTCCGCTGTCGTTTGTTGGCGGATATGGTCGGGTCCAGGGGGATGTTCAGCGGCTTGGGAACGAAGCTCCAGGAAAACGGGGTCCAGGTGGTGGAGGGCTTGACCGCGAATCCGCTCCGGATGCGCCTGGCCCGGCTGGACATCCGCAACCATCGCAAGCTGGCGGTGATCGACGGCAGCGTCGCGTATACCGGGTCCCAGAATATCGTGGAGCCGGTTTTCGGCCATCGCAAGGCCGGAGCCTGGCACGACGTGATGGTCCGGATCGTCGGTCCCAGCACGCGCCAATTGCAGTCCGTGTTCGTGGAGGATTGGTACCAGGAGACCGGCGACGCCCTGGACTGCGCGTCACTTTATCCGCCGGTCCTGGAAGAAGGGGAAGTGGCGCTGCAAATCGTGCCCACCGGCCCGGATCTGCCCACCGAGGGATTCCAGGATTTGCTGATCCAGGCTATCCATTCGGCCCAGCGCAAAGTGGTCATCACGTCCCCGTACTTCATCCCCAACGAGGGCATGCTTACCGCGCTCCGTCTGGCCGTGGGGCGCGGAGTGGTGGTGGACCTGATCCTGCCCCGACGCAGCGACCATCCCATGGTGGACCTGGCCAGTTACCATTATTGCGGCGTCTTGTTGGAGCACGGCGCGAACATTTTTTTGTTCGACGACGGGATGCTGCATGCCAAACTGCTGCGCGTGGACGACGCCATGGCCATGATCGGTTCGGCCAATTTCGACATCCGCTCGTTTTACCTGAACCTGGAAGTGGTCCTTTTTCTTTTTGATCAGGAATTTCTGTACACGGTCCGTCAACTGCAAAGCCAATACCGGTCCCGATCCGAAAAAGTCGACCCCCAAGCCTGGAACCGCCGTCCCCTCCCCCGCCGCCTCCTGGAATCCATCGCCAAGGTGTTCAGTCCGTTGTTGTAAAACTTGCTGTCGCGGTGATTCACTCGGTCGTGATGCAGTGCAGGTGTGCGGAGGTCGCGCCTGTGACGAATCGATAGGATATTCGCCTGTCAAGTGTTACGAAGCGTCCATTCTGGTGGACAGCCAATGCCAGCAGGTAGGCGTCCGTAACTTGTCGATGTCCAAGAATTTTGGGCCATTCAAGGATATTCTCATCCAACAGACTGATATCCGCGGTCCAAAACCTGTGTGATGGATGTCGTGCGGCCTCGGCAAGCCGTTGAGCTACTGCTTGTGCAGGCAAATTCCCAGGGTATGCGGGCTGGGACATGATGCGTATACAGCCGTTCTGAGTGATGGGACAGGATGCCCATCCGGAATGGATTTCCTTTTTGAGCCACTCAGAAACCGGGATGTGGTGGATATGGCCGGCATCCAATACGGCGATCAGTACGTTGACGTCCAGGAGAGCCCGCATCAGACACCCTCTTGATCCCGCAAGGCATTGACTTGATCATTCCCCACGACATGACCTCGTGGAGGGAAGGGGCGAAAACCATAAAGGGAAGAGGAAGAAGGGGCTTCTGGTCGGTTATGATCCAGTGAATTCGAGAGGGCTTGTCGGGCCAGTCCTGAGAGAACTCGACCGACGGAAACCTTTTGGACCCGTGCAAGCTCTTTGGCCACGCTTAAAACATCTTCTTCAATATCCAAAGTTGTCCGCATAAAAAACTCCTGCTTTGGTGGTGCCAACGTATCATGATGCTATTGCATCAATGGCTGCTCGTCAATCCGACTGATGGCTTTTACATGTCGTATTTCGCTTGACGGGCAAGCGTTTTTGGCTTTGTAGTACTTGGGTTCCACATGCAACCAAATATACGCGCCATGCCGGTCGGGCATGGGCAAGAGGGGAAGGGCCGTCGTGAATATTGTGCGTCGATTGTATGACTGGGTGTTGAGTTGGGCCGCGACTCCGTATGGGGCAGCGGCTCTTTTCGTGTTGGCGTTTTTCGAATCCTCGTTCTTTCCAATTCCGCCGGACCCGTTGCTGATCGCCCTGATTCTCGGAGCCCGGGCCAAGGCGTTCCGGTTCGCCGCGGTCTGTTCCGTCGCTTCGGTCAGCGGGGCGATGCTGGGATATGCCATCGGCCACTATTCCTGGTGGACCCTCAGCGGAGAATTCACCGCTCTGGCTCAGTTCTTCTTCAATACTGTTCCGGGGTTCACAGTGGAGAAGTTCGCCATGGTTCAGGGGCTGTTCGAGACCTGGAATTTCTGGATCATTTTCACCGCCGGGTTCACGCCTTTGCCCTACAAGGTGTTCACCATCGCCGGCGGAGCTTTCGACATCTCCCTGGTTCCGTTCATTCTGGCCTCCCTGGTGGGCCGCTCAGCCCGGTTCTTTCTTGTGGCCTGGCTGATCTGGCGCTTTGGCGCACAGATCACCACGTTCATCGACAAGTATTTTAATCTTTTGGCCGTGCTGTTCACGGTTTTGCTGGTCGGTGGGTTCATGGTGCTGAAGATGGTGTAGGGGAAGAGCGGAAGGAAGAAGAGGGACGGGCTGGCACGCATCGAAATCGTGATCGAAATCGATTTCTGGCAACCTTCCGATTTCGATAGCGATTTCGATCACGATTTCGATCACGATTTCGATGCGAAGAGTTCCTGAGGATCAAGAACAAATTTGCCCTGGGGGGATTGTGGAGAAGGTCAAAGGGTATCTCAATGCCAATGATCGGCTGGCCCGGTTTTTGGGGATCGAGATCGTGGACATCGGGCCGGGGACGGCCACGGCCCGGATGACCCTGGCCGAGGAGCATACCAACAGTCTGGGCATGGCCCATGGCGGAACCCTGTTTACCCTGGCGGATCTGGCCTTTGCCGCGGCCTGCAACTCCCACGGCAACGTGGCCCTGGGGGTGCAGGTGAGCATTCATTATCACCGGCCCGTTTCCTCGGGCGTCCTGACCGCCGAGGCCAGGGAGCTGACCCAGGGCGGAAGGATGGCCAGTTATCTGGTGGAAGTTCGCGATGAGTCCGCCAACCTGGTGGCCTCGTTTCAGGGGCTGGCCTACCGGAAGAAGGAACCGCTTCCTTGCTGAACCATCCCAAGGGCGGAACGGTCCCGCCTCCTCCTCCGAAAAAGATCAACTTTGATCCCGCCGCCTCGCCCACCAAGGCCATCTGGCGGCTGGCCTGGCCTCAGGTGGTGATGATGCTGTTTCACTTCCTGATCGGCTTTGTCGACGTCTGGGTGGCCGGGCGGATCAGCCGGGACGTGCAGGCCAGCATGGGCATGGTCAGCCAATCCTTTTTCATCTTTCTGGTGGTGGCCATTGCCGTGAGCAACGGGACCGTTGCCGCCATCAGCCAGTCCTACGGCGCGGGGCTGATCCACCGGGTCCAGCGCTACGTGGGCCTCAGCCTGCAAACCGCCGCGGTCTTCGGCGCGGCCTTCCTGGTCTTCGGCTACGCCTTTCAGGGGTCCCTGATCCGGATTCTTCAGACCCCGGAAAGCATGCTCCCGATCATGACCTATCTGCTCAGCGTTTACCTGCTGATTCTGCCCGCCTACTATCTGTTCATCATCGGCAACGCCATCCTGCGGGCTCAGCAACTGGTCCTTTATCCGCTGTACTGCATGATGTTGGTGGCCGGGCTGAACACCTTCGGAGATTTCGCCCTGGGGCTGGGCATGTTCGGCTTTCCGGATCTGGGGTACAAGGGGCTGGCCTGGAGCACCTTCGGCTCGGTTCTGGCCGGCGGGCTGTTCAATGTCTGGGTTCTGCGCCGCAGAAGGCTTCTGGTGCGCAGAAGCTTCGCCCCCTGGAAATGGATTCGGTGCGCCTTTCCCTACTTGTTCCGGGTGGCCTGGCCCGCCGGGGTGATGCAGTTGGTCTGGCACTCCGCCTACATCACCTTGTTTTCCATCACCGCCAGCCTGCCCGCGGGCAGCGTGGTGGCCTTGGCCGGGATGAGCGCCGGAATGCGGGTGGAATCGCTGATGTTCCTGCCTGGTTTCGCCTTCAATTTCACGGCTGGAATCCTTGTGGGACACTACCTGGGGGCCAGAAAACCCGAGGAAGCCAAGCGGATGGGCTACCGCATCCTGGGCCAGGGCCTGCTGGTGATCTGCCTGCTGACCGTGGTCCTCTGGCAATTCCTGGAACCCATCGCCGCCTTCGTCGCCCCGGACCCGGAGGTCCGGGACGAGGCGGTGAACTACCTGCGCTACAACCTCGCGGCCATGCCCTTTCTGCTGATCTCCATGATCCTGGGAGGGGCGCTCACCGGGGCCGGGGCGACCATCTACCAGTCCCTGATCATGGGCGGCTCGGCCTGGCTGGTGCGCATCCCCCTGGCCTTCGTCCTGGGCCATCTGATCTTTGCCCAGGCCACCGGAATCTGGCTGGCCATGTTTCTGTCCATGGCCGTCCAGGCCCTCTGCGTGGCCTACGTCTACCAGTTCTGGAACTGGCAGCGCTTCGCCATGCGCAAGCAGCGGTGAGGGAGGCAAGAAGGTTACTGTACCCGAACGTCCGCGGCGATGACCCCGAGGATGCGACCTTCGGCATCGCGGAAGGGCGTGGACACGGTGATGCAGGGTTCTCCAGAGGCTTGGGACGTGTAGACATTGGAGATGTAAGGGATGGGGGTGCGCATGGCCTCGGTGAACCAGGGGCGGGCGCTCCAGTCTTTGCCGAAGGCATTCCGGTCCGAGGAGGATTCCAGGCTCGGTCTGGGGATGTTCGCCGTGAGCTGGATGCCTTGGGCGTCGGTGATGTAGAGCAGTTCGAGAAAATTATTGCGGCGGACGGTTTCGCGCATCGTTGTTTCCATCGCCTTACGGTCCAGGGAGAGGACCTCCTTGGAGCGGGCCAGGGAGTCGACCAGCTCTTGCACGGCCCCTTTGCCGATCAACTCGAAGACCCTGGTCAGGGTGATCAGGTCCCGAACTCGGCGGGAGAGGTTGTCAATTTCAGAAAGGGAACGGCTCATGTCGTCCTGGGTGGTGGTGGAGATGGAGCTGACCTCGGTCAATGTCCTGGTAATCTCCTCGCTGGCCTTGGATTGCTGATGCACGGCCTCTGCGATGGATTGGGCTTGAAGGGCCGATTCCTGGGACAGATCGACGATTTCGGCCAAAGACGCTCCGGATTCGTTGGACAGAGCCACGGTCTTGTCCACCAGATCCATGGTTTCGCGGACCTCTTGAACCGCTTTTCGGACACGGGTTTGGATTGCCTGCACTTCATGCCCCACATCCTTGGTGGCGTTCATGGTTTTTTCGGCCAGCTTGCGCACCTCGTCGGCCACCACGGCGAAACCACGCCCGGCGTTCCCGGCCCGAGCCGCCTCGATGGCCGCGTTCAGGGCCAATAGGTTGGTCTGGTCCGCGATGTCCGAGATGACGTCCATGATCCCATCGATGGTTTCGGCCTGACGCCCCAGTTCGGCGATGGAGCCGGACAACTCGCCGCCCTTGTCGGCCACGGCCGTGACCGCGTCCAGGGTTTCCCGAACGATTCGCGCTCCGGCCTCTGCCCTGCTTCGGGCCTGGGATGAACTGGTTGAGGCGTCCCCCGCGTGGCGGGCCGCTTCCAGAATGGAGGCGTTCATCTGCTCCATGGCCGCGGCGGCTTCGATGGTGTGCCGCTGTTGACGCTGGGCGCCCTGGTCCGCCTGGTCCACGGCTGCTTTCAGTTTCTCGGCCTCCCGGGTGATCCCGCCTACCGATTCCCGAAGCACGTCCACGGCGGACCGAATGGTCCCGCAGCGGGCCTGTTCAGCCCCGGACAAGGTTTGGGACAGGGCTGTGCTTGTGGATTGCAGTTGCCCGGAAAGGGAGTGGCGCTTTGCGGTTTCCTGATGGTTACGCCGGACCACGTCTTGATAGGCCGACACAAGCCCGGCCAGTTCCCGCTCCAGGCCATCCAGGTTTGGAAAATGAATTGTTTCCGGTGAGTTCGGGGCGGACCCGGGTAGGTCGGCCTGTTCAGGGCGACCGGAAGTGTCCGTCGCGAGGCGCAGCAGATGGATGGCGCGTTGGACATTTTTGTCTCGACGATGGCCAAGGCCGAGGACAGCCCCCAGGCTGAGCAGAGCCGCCGGAATCAGAGCCCATCGAAGCTCTGCGAGGGTGGTCCCGTGAAGCAAGGAAAGGACGAGCAGGGCCAGAAAAATGCCGGCCAGGATCAATGTGAGCGAAAGATGTGATTTCATGGCTGTGTTTCAGTGACGACGCAGAGGTTTGATGGTGAACGACGCTCGTGACGCCAAGCACGAGAGAATCGTGCTTGGAGCGGAACATCGGAGGCGCGGAACACCCGGCTTGCTGGCACGAATACTGAGTGTTGCTTGAAATGTAAAACTGAGCATCGATAAGGCTTGATGGCATCGAATACATTTTGGAAAGCTGCTTTTCCTGGTTTTTGGTGGATTGGCTCGGTTTTTGGGGTGGTCTGTTTTGACGGAAATGGATTTTTCGCAGTTCTGTTGCCGTGAAGGCGAAGACAGGGGATGAGCATGGAGTCGTCGATTTTTTTGTTTTCAGAAAATATACCCGAACTGTTCCACGGCTCGACACCCGAGGGCATGGCTTCGGTCCATCCGCTTTGGGACCGGGCAATGCGGCAGTGGGGGCCGTGGCGCGAGGGGAGGGCGGCCCTTGATGACCCTGACGGCGGCGTTCTGGGGATCACGGGATGGACCGCCGATCGAAACGGGACGGGTAATGTCTTTTTGTGTCGAGACTGCTCATCGGCCTTTGACCTGGCCTGGAGGTTGAACAACTGGGGCTTGCTGGCGGAATGGGACGCAGTGATCGCCGTGACCCAGTGGACCGGGCGGGGGCAGGTTCGGCGGCCGTGGCAATCGCTGCCGGGCAATCTGCATGTGGTCTGGCGAACGCCGTTGGTTCCGAGCGACTGGGACGGTCTGACGTCCCTGGTTCCGGCCTGGCTTACGGCCCGGGTTCTTGGAAGCCTTGGCTGGGAGGTTCGGCTGAAGTGGCCCAATGATCTGGTCTGGAACGGGTGGAAGGTCGGCGGGATTCTGGCCGAGCAGCGCGGAGAAGCCGTGATGGTCGGACTGGGATTGAACCTGGCCGCGGCTCCGCCTCCGAACATGCTCCGGGATGGCGCGACGTTTCCGGCCGGGTCCATGGGCGGTCGAATCGGTCCGGCAACGTGCTGGGATCGGCTTGTTTCCCAGTACGAATCTTGGTACAGATACAACTTGCCCGTACTCCGGCCCGAGCATTTCGCCGAGGCCTTTTCGGACGTTCTGCTGTGGAAAGGACGCTCCGTTGTCGTCGCGGACCACGACGAGGGCCATGCCGAACTCCGCGGGGTGGTGCTGGGATTGGCCGCTGACGGTGGCTTGCTGCTTTCCGTGGACGGTCAGGTGCGCCGAATCGCCTCCGGGGAGATTCGGCCCCTTGCGTAAGATTAAGGATGTGGGGGCTAGGAAAGTTGAACTGGAAAGTGGGGCGGGAGAGGGTAACGGCGAAACCGGTTTTTCTCACGCGACCAGGTCCGCAGGTTGCGACACCAGGACTATAATGAAACCGCACAACCGAGGAAAGGGATGATTGATGGCAACGAAGACATTTGAGCAAGTGGCCAGGGAAATTGAAGGAAAGCCGATTCTCGTGGCGAACCGGGGCATTCCGGCCCGGCGGATCGTCCGCTCCATTCAGGAGGTTTTTCACGCCATACCGATCATGACGGCCACGGACGTGGACAAGACCGCGCCGTTCACCGCCGGGGCCCAGGAATTGTTGCTGCTGGGGGAGAATCCTCGGGCGTATCTGGACATCGATCTGATCATCCGCAAGGCCAAGGCCCGCGGCGTGATCGCCATTCATCCCGGCTGGGGCTTCGCTTCCGAGGATCAATCCTTTCCGGAGAAATGCGCCGCCGCCGGGATCACCTTCATCGGGCCTCCGCCGGAAGCCATGCACTTGCTCGGCAATAAGGTCGAGGTCCGGAAGCTGGCCAAAAGGCTGGGTGTCCCGGTGGTTCCCGGCTCCGACGGTGCGGTGAGCGTGGCTGAGGCCAGAGAGATCGCTTATTCCTTGGGGTTCCCGGTGATGCTCAAAGCCGAGGGTGGCGGCGGCGGGCGGGGCATCTACGAGGTCTTCAAGCCCGAGCAGTTGGAACGGGCCTTTGCCAAAGCCTCGGCCCTGGCCGAGGCCTCCTTCGGCAACCCCCGGCTGTACGTGGAGAAGCTGCTGACCTCGGTGCGGCATATTGAAATTCAGATCGTGGCGGACCAGTACGGAAACTCCCACGCCCTGGACGAACGGGACTGCACGGTGCAACGCAACCATCAGAAGCTGGTGGAAATAACTCCCTCGCCTTGGCCGAAGTTTACCCCGGAACTGCGGGAACGGTTGAAGAAATACGCCTGCGAGCTGTCCACCAGCGTGGGCTATTACTCGCTGGCCACCGTGGAATTCCTCCTGGATGAGAACGCGACCCCCTATTTGATTGAGGTGAACACCCGCTTGCAGGTGGAGCACGGCATCACCGAGTGCCGCTACGGGATCGACCTGGTTGAGGAGCAGATCGCCATCGCCTTCGGGGCCAAGCTGCGCTTTTCCAAAAAGACCACCCTGCCGTCCAACCATGCCATGCAGGTGCGCATCAACTGCGAAGACCCGCAGCAGAATTTTTCACCCAACTCCGGGACACTCACCCGGTATATCTCCCCGGGCAGTCAGGGCATCCGCGTGGATTCCTGCGTTTCCGTGGGCTATGAGTTCCCGGCCCAGTACGATTCCGCGGCCTCGCTGCTCATCGCCTATGGCCGCGACTGGGAAAAGATTCTGGGTATCATGAGCCGGGCCCTGCGGGAATACATCGTCGGCGGGGTGAAGACGACCATCCCGTTTCACCGTCAGATCATGCTCCACCCTGAATTCCGGTCCGGCGACTACGACACCAATTTTATCGCCAAAACCCCGGAACTCCTGGAATACGTGGACAAGGAGCCCCAGGCCCTGCGCCTTTCCCGCCTGGTGGCCGAGATTTCCGCCCACGGCCACAACCCCTACGTCCAACTCGGCGAATACCGGGGCCGACATGACAAGCGCGTGGGCCGGTTCTCGCCGGTGCTGCCGCATATCGACTTCGAGGCCCATAAGCCCGCCTATCCTCGCGGAGACCGGTTGGCTCTTCTGGACTACATCCGGGATTCCGGGCTGGTCCACTTCGTGGACACCACCACCCGCGACCTGACCCAGTCCAACAGCGGCAATCGTTTCCGGCTGGCCGAGGACCGGCTGATCGGGCCGTACCTGGACAACTGCGGCTTCTTCTCCCTGGAAAACGGCGGCGGGGCCCACTACCACGTGGCCATGCTGGCCAACATGACCTACCCCTTCACCGAGGCCATGGAGTGGAACCAGTTCGCGCCCAAGACCATGAAGCAGATCCTGATCCGCTCCACCAACGTTTTGGGGTATAAGCCGCAATCCAAAAACGTGATGCGCTTGACCGGGGAAATGGTCTGCGAGCACTACCACGTGATTCGCTGTTTCGACTTCCTGAACCACATCGAAAACATGCGTCCCTTCGCCGAAGTGGTGTTGAACTCCCGTGAGCATATCTTCGAACCGGCCATTTCGATGTCTTGGGCCCAGGGGTTCGACGTCCCGCATTATCTGGGCGTGGTGGAGGAAATCCTGGACATGGTTTCCGGGGTCACGGGCATGGACCGGACCAAGGCCACCCGGCATTTTGCCCTGGGCTTGAAGGACATGGCCGGGGTCTGCCCGCCGCGGTTCATGCGGGAGTTGGTGGGGGCGATTCGCGGCAAATATCCCGAGCTGGTGATCCATTATCACCGCCACTACACCGACGGCCTCTTCGTTCCCGCGGTGGGCGCGGCGGCCCAGGCCGGGGCGCATATCGTGGACGTGGGCATCGGCGCGGCGGTGCGCTGGTACGGCCAGGGCGAGGTACTGTCCACGGCTGCCTACCTGGAAGACGAACTGGGACTGAAGACCAACCTGAACAAGGAGATGATCCGGACCTGCGGCTTCGTGCTCAAGCAGATCATGCCTTACTACGACCGCTACACCGCGCCGTATTTCCAGGGTATCGACCACGACGTGGTGGAGCACGCCATGCCGGGCGGGGCGACGTCTTCTTCCCAGGAAGGGGCGATGAAGCAGGGCTACATTCACCTGCTGCCGTACATGCTCAAATTCCTGGCCGGGACGCGCAAGATCGTCCGGTACCACGACGTCACGCCCGGATCTCAGGTTACGTGGAATACGGCGTTTCTGGCCGTGACCGGGGCGTTCAAGCAGGGCGGCGAGCGGGCCGTGCGGCGGATGCTCCAGGTGTTGGAAGCCGTGACCACCATTCCGGAGGCTGAACTGTCTGACGATATTCGTCGGGCCCGCCTGGAGCTGTACGTGCACAGCAATGACGCGTTTCGTAATCTACTGCTGGGCAAGTTCGGGCGGCTGCCCCTGGGTTTTCCGGCGGACTGGGTCTACGAGAGCGCCTTTGGTCCGGACTATCGCAAGGCCCTGGCTCAGCGCGT contains the following coding sequences:
- the cls gene encoding cardiolipin synthase translates to MLFWLSLTLDISGWVVRLTMIPVVAMRQRNPATCLAWLAVIFVMPWLGLIAYVLLGEQSLGFLRVRERMKRHKSFDAIHRHHAVLPEVDDVRVRRDHEILVQLAERHGGLPLLGENRVDLLADIDDVVRRLVADIDQAREHVHLLFYIFRDDAMGRKVGDALIRAAKRGVRCRLLADMVGSRGMFSGLGTKLQENGVQVVEGLTANPLRMRLARLDIRNHRKLAVIDGSVAYTGSQNIVEPVFGHRKAGAWHDVMVRIVGPSTRQLQSVFVEDWYQETGDALDCASLYPPVLEEGEVALQIVPTGPDLPTEGFQDLLIQAIHSAQRKVVITSPYFIPNEGMLTALRLAVGRGVVVDLILPRRSDHPMVDLASYHYCGVLLEHGANIFLFDDGMLHAKLLRVDDAMAMIGSANFDIRSFYLNLEVVLFLFDQEFLYTVRQLQSQYRSRSEKVDPQAWNRRPLPRRLLESIAKVFSPLL
- a CDS encoding TA system VapC family ribonuclease toxin, which translates into the protein MRALLDVNVLIAVLDAGHIHHIPVSEWLKKEIHSGWASCPITQNGCIRIMSQPAYPGNLPAQAVAQRLAEAARHPSHRFWTADISLLDENILEWPKILGHRQVTDAYLLALAVHQNGRFVTLDRRISYRFVTGATSAHLHCITTE
- a CDS encoding YqaA family protein — protein: MNIVRRLYDWVLSWAATPYGAAALFVLAFFESSFFPIPPDPLLIALILGARAKAFRFAAVCSVASVSGAMLGYAIGHYSWWTLSGEFTALAQFFFNTVPGFTVEKFAMVQGLFETWNFWIIFTAGFTPLPYKVFTIAGGAFDISLVPFILASLVGRSARFFLVAWLIWRFGAQITTFIDKYFNLLAVLFTVLLVGGFMVLKMV
- a CDS encoding PaaI family thioesterase, producing the protein MEKVKGYLNANDRLARFLGIEIVDIGPGTATARMTLAEEHTNSLGMAHGGTLFTLADLAFAAACNSHGNVALGVQVSIHYHRPVSSGVLTAEARELTQGGRMASYLVEVRDESANLVASFQGLAYRKKEPLPC
- a CDS encoding MATE family efflux transporter; this encodes MLNHPKGGTVPPPPPKKINFDPAASPTKAIWRLAWPQVVMMLFHFLIGFVDVWVAGRISRDVQASMGMVSQSFFIFLVVAIAVSNGTVAAISQSYGAGLIHRVQRYVGLSLQTAAVFGAAFLVFGYAFQGSLIRILQTPESMLPIMTYLLSVYLLILPAYYLFIIGNAILRAQQLVLYPLYCMMLVAGLNTFGDFALGLGMFGFPDLGYKGLAWSTFGSVLAGGLFNVWVLRRRRLLVRRSFAPWKWIRCAFPYLFRVAWPAGVMQLVWHSAYITLFSITASLPAGSVVALAGMSAGMRVESLMFLPGFAFNFTAGILVGHYLGARKPEEAKRMGYRILGQGLLVICLLTVVLWQFLEPIAAFVAPDPEVRDEAVNYLRYNLAAMPFLLISMILGGALTGAGATIYQSLIMGGSAWLVRIPLAFVLGHLIFAQATGIWLAMFLSMAVQALCVAYVYQFWNWQRFAMRKQR
- a CDS encoding methyl-accepting chemotaxis protein is translated as MKSHLSLTLILAGIFLALLVLSLLHGTTLAELRWALIPAALLSLGAVLGLGHRRDKNVQRAIHLLRLATDTSGRPEQADLPGSAPNSPETIHFPNLDGLERELAGLVSAYQDVVRRNHQETAKRHSLSGQLQSTSTALSQTLSGAEQARCGTIRSAVDVLRESVGGITREAEKLKAAVDQADQGAQRQQRHTIEAAAAMEQMNASILEAARHAGDASTSSSQARSRAEAGARIVRETLDAVTAVADKGGELSGSIAELGRQAETIDGIMDVISDIADQTNLLALNAAIEAARAGNAGRGFAVVADEVRKLAEKTMNATKDVGHEVQAIQTRVRKAVQEVRETMDLVDKTVALSNESGASLAEIVDLSQESALQAQSIAEAVHQQSKASEEITRTLTEVSSISTTTQDDMSRSLSEIDNLSRRVRDLITLTRVFELIGKGAVQELVDSLARSKEVLSLDRKAMETTMRETVRRNNFLELLYITDAQGIQLTANIPRPSLESSSDRNAFGKDWSARPWFTEAMRTPIPYISNVYTSQASGEPCITVSTPFRDAEGRILGVIAADVRVQ
- a CDS encoding biotin--[acetyl-CoA-carboxylase] ligase, whose protein sequence is MASVHPLWDRAMRQWGPWREGRAALDDPDGGVLGITGWTADRNGTGNVFLCRDCSSAFDLAWRLNNWGLLAEWDAVIAVTQWTGRGQVRRPWQSLPGNLHVVWRTPLVPSDWDGLTSLVPAWLTARVLGSLGWEVRLKWPNDLVWNGWKVGGILAEQRGEAVMVGLGLNLAAAPPPNMLRDGATFPAGSMGGRIGPATCWDRLVSQYESWYRYNLPVLRPEHFAEAFSDVLLWKGRSVVVADHDEGHAELRGVVLGLAADGGLLLSVDGQVRRIASGEIRPLA
- a CDS encoding pyruvate carboxylase — its product is MATKTFEQVAREIEGKPILVANRGIPARRIVRSIQEVFHAIPIMTATDVDKTAPFTAGAQELLLLGENPRAYLDIDLIIRKAKARGVIAIHPGWGFASEDQSFPEKCAAAGITFIGPPPEAMHLLGNKVEVRKLAKRLGVPVVPGSDGAVSVAEAREIAYSLGFPVMLKAEGGGGGRGIYEVFKPEQLERAFAKASALAEASFGNPRLYVEKLLTSVRHIEIQIVADQYGNSHALDERDCTVQRNHQKLVEITPSPWPKFTPELRERLKKYACELSTSVGYYSLATVEFLLDENATPYLIEVNTRLQVEHGITECRYGIDLVEEQIAIAFGAKLRFSKKTTLPSNHAMQVRINCEDPQQNFSPNSGTLTRYISPGSQGIRVDSCVSVGYEFPAQYDSAASLLIAYGRDWEKILGIMSRALREYIVGGVKTTIPFHRQIMLHPEFRSGDYDTNFIAKTPELLEYVDKEPQALRLSRLVAEISAHGHNPYVQLGEYRGRHDKRVGRFSPVLPHIDFEAHKPAYPRGDRLALLDYIRDSGLVHFVDTTTRDLTQSNSGNRFRLAEDRLIGPYLDNCGFFSLENGGGAHYHVAMLANMTYPFTEAMEWNQFAPKTMKQILIRSTNVLGYKPQSKNVMRLTGEMVCEHYHVIRCFDFLNHIENMRPFAEVVLNSREHIFEPAISMSWAQGFDVPHYLGVVEEILDMVSGVTGMDRTKATRHFALGLKDMAGVCPPRFMRELVGAIRGKYPELVIHYHRHYTDGLFVPAVGAAAQAGAHIVDVGIGAAVRWYGQGEVLSTAAYLEDELGLKTNLNKEMIRTCGFVLKQIMPYYDRYTAPYFQGIDHDVVEHAMPGGATSSSQEGAMKQGYIHLLPYMLKFLAGTRKIVRYHDVTPGSQVTWNTAFLAVTGAFKQGGERAVRRMLQVLEAVTTIPEAELSDDIRRARLELYVHSNDAFRNLLLGKFGRLPLGFPADWVYESAFGPDYRKALAQRVEASPLDNIADVDLETERQTLSTHIQRDPSHEEFVNYLNHPGDALKTIEFRQRFGDPNQLPLDVWFEGLEPGQEMQFLDSDGKPRTMMILDISRPDAQGVSVIRYTLDSEFLTHQVKVAEASGKVLEGLEMAVPGNPYHVGSPCNGDLWVMHVKPGDVVHQGEELFNISVMKQEKSILSPVHGQVKRILKFANYTEDRKMVPVREGELLVELSDMPRLCGGCSCPLPPLDEVNFCPSCGHQHGQEG